ATGGCGATCGAGGCCGAGCCCGCCGTCGCGCCCGACCCGCGGGTCCGCCGCGTCACCCTCGACCAGTGGGACGCCTACACCGACGCCGCGATCAAGATGTACACCGAGGAGATCGGGGTCTCCCCGATCCAGGGCAACCCGGCCGGCTACCGCTTCTACGTGCGCCAGCTGATCACCTCGGGCCGGGCCTTCGGCATCTTCGAGGGCGGCCGGGCCATCTTCAAGGCCGACCTGGGCTCCGTGTCCGGCACCGTCTCCCAGGTGCAGGGGGTCTGGCTGGACCCCGCGCTGCGCGGCCGCGGGATCGCCGCCCCCGCCATGGCCGCGGTGGTGCAGCTGGCCCGCGCCGTCGTGCCCACGGTGTCCCTCTACGTCAACGACTACAACCGGCCCGCCCGGGCGACCTACGCGCGCGTGGGGTTCGAGCAGGTGGGGGAGTTCGCGACCATCCACTACTGAGCCGGGCCGCGGCCGATTCCGGGTCGTGGGCCGGGGGCCGCGCTCGGTAGGGTGAGCGGCGGCTCCCGCCCGTCGCGGGTGGCCGTCGACGTCGAAGAAGAGGCCTGCTCAGTGATCACCCGTCTGTCGGAGCTGTTCGTCCGGACCCTGCGCGAGGACCCGGCCGACGCCGAGGTGCCCAGCCACCGCTGGCTCGTCCGGGCCGGCTACATCCGCCGCGTCGCCCCCGGCATCTACTCCTGGCTGCCGCTGGGCTACAAGGTGCTCCGCAACGTCGAGCGGGTGATCCGCCAGGAGATGGAGGCCATCGGCGCCCAGGAGGTGCACCTGCCGGCCCTGCTGCCGCGCGAGCCCTACGAGGCGACGGGCCGCTGGACCGAGTACGGCCCCAACCTGTTCCGGCTCCAGGACCGGCGGGGCGGGGACTACCTGCTGGGCCCCACCCACGAGGAGATCTTCGCGCTGCTGGTCAAGGACCTGTACTCCTCCTACAAGGACCTGCCGCTCTCGCTCTACCAGATCCAGACCAAGTACCGCGACGAGGCCCGCCCGCGGGCCGGCATCCTCCGCGGGCGCGAGTTCGTCATGAAGGACTCCTACTCCTTCGACCTCGACGACGCCGGCCTGCAGAAGTCCTACGACCTGCACCGCGACGCCTACGTCAAGATCTTCAACCGGCTCGGCTTCTCCTACGTCATCGTCTCCGCGATGTCGGGAGCCATGGGCGGCTCCCGCAGCGAGGAGTTCCTCGCCATCTCCGAGACGGGCGAGGACACCTTCGTCCGCTCGCCGGGCGGCTACGCGGCCAACGTCGAGGCGGTGCGGACGCCCGCGCCGGACCCGCGGCCCCTCGACGGCCTGCCCGCGGCCCACGTCGAGGACACCCCCGGCACCCCGACGATCGAGACGCTCGTCGCCGTGGCGAACGAGCGCGTGCCGCGGTCCGACCGGCCCTGGACCGCGGCGGACACGCTGAAGAACGTCGTCGTCGTGCTCCGGCACCCGGACGGCACCCGGGAGCCGCTGGTCATCGGGCTGCCCGGCGACCGCGAGGTGGACCTCAAGCGACTGGGCGCCCAGGTGGAGCCGGCCGAGGTCGAGCCGTTCACCGAGGACGACTTCGCCGACCACCCCTCGCTGGTCAAGGGCTACATCGGGCCGGGCGTCCTGGGCACGGAGTCCGCCAGCGGCCTCCGCTACCTCGTCGACCCGCGGGTCAGCACCGGCACGGCCTGGGTGACCGGTGCGGACGAGCCGGGCCGGCACGTCTTCGACCTCGTCGCCGGCCGGGACTTCACCCCGGACGGCACCATCGAGGCCGCCGAGGTCAGGGCGGGCGACCCGTCACCCGACGGCAGCGGCCCGCTGCAGCTGGCCCGCGGCATCGAGATGGGCCACATCTTCCAGCTGGGCCGCAAGTACGCCGAGGCGCTCGGCCTCAAGGTCCTCGACGAGAACGGCAAGCTGGTCACGGTGACCATGGGCTCCTACGGCATCGGGGTCTCCCGGGCCGTGGCCGCCGTCGCGGAGAACACCTGCGACGAGCGGGGCCTGGTCTGGCCGCGCGAGCTGGCGCCGTTCGACGTCCAGGTGCTCGCGACCGGGAAGGGCACCGAGGTCCTCGAGTTCGCCACCGAGCTGGCCGGCCGGCTGGACGAGGCCGGCATCGCCGTGCTGCTCGACGACCGCAAGGCGAGCCCCGGCGTCAAGTTCGCCGACGCCGAGATCATGGGCATGCCGACGATCGTCGTGGTCGGCCGGGGCCTGGCCGACGGGGTCGTCGAGGTGCGGGACCGCAGGACCGGCGTCCGCACCGACGTGCCCGTGGCCGACGCGCTCGGGGAGGTCCTCACCGTGGTCCGCGGGCGACCCGAGTTCGACCGCCCGGACCAGCTCTGACGCCCGCGGCCGGCTGAGCGCCCGTGGACGCCCTCGACCTGCCGGCGCTGACCCTGGTCCTGCTGGTGCTCGCGGCGTTCGCCGCCGGCTGGGTGGACGCGGTGGTGGGCGGCGGCGGCCTGATCCAGCTGCCCGCGCTGCTGATCGGGCTGCCGGCCGACGCCCCGCCCGCGAGCGTGCTCGGCACCAACAAGGTCTCCTCGGTGTTCGGGACGGCGACCAGCTCGATCACCTACGCCCGCAAGATCCGGCCGGACTGGCGGACGATCCTGCCGCTGGTCGTGGCCGCCGGCCTCGGCTCGGCGGGCGGCGCACAGCTGGCGAAGTTCCTGCCCAAGGAGTACTTCACCCCGGTCGTGCTGGTCGCCCTGGTGGTCGTCGGCCTCTACACCTGGCGCCGGCCGCAGCTGGGGCTGGTGTCCGAGCGCAAGCACGACGGCCGTGCCCACTACGGCCGGACGGCCCTGATCGGGCTGGGCGTCGGGGCCTACGACGGCTTCCTCGGACCGGGCACCGGCTCGTTCTTCGTCATCCTGCTGGTCGGCGTGCTCGGCTACGGCTTCCTCGAGGCCAGCGCCAAGGCCAAGATCGCCAACCTCGTCACCAACCTGTCGGCCATCGCCGTCTTCGCGGCCCACGGCTCGGTGCTGTGGGCCCTCGGCCTGGCCATGGGAGCGGCCAACCTCGTCGGCGGCTTCCTCGGCGCCCGCACCGCCCTCCGGCAGGGCAATGGCTTCGTCCGCAAGGTCTTCCTCGCCGTCGTCGCCGCCCTGGTGCTGAAGCTCACCTACGACACGGTGACCCAGCTGACCTGAGGTGAGCGCGAGCCGGACGCCTCCCGGCCACCCTCGGGCGCGAGCCGGACCCATCCCGGCGAGCGTCGGGCAGCGGGCACCCTCGCGCGCGAGCCGGACTAGGCCGACCAGCCGGGCCAGGCCTGCAGCGGAGCGCCCCACGCCGTGGCCGTCGTCGCCGTGGCGGTGAGGGCCGCGAGGGCCGCGGCCCGGTCGGCCGGTCGGGCCGCCGCCGCCAGCCACAGGCCGCAGAAGGGCAGCAGCCGCGTCTCGATCCGGCGGAGGAGGAGCCGGGCGTCGTCGGCGTCGCGCACCTCCGGATCGGGGTCGTAGGCGGGGGCGGCGGCCGGCACCTCGACGCCGGCCCGGCGCAGCCGGTCCACCAGCCGGGCCTGCAGCGCCCGGCGCTCCCGCAGCCCGGCCCGTGCGCGGTCGTGGCGCGCCCCGGTCACGGGCAGCTTGCCCAGGGCCAGCTGGTAGCCCCAGACGGCGGCGTGCAGCGACCCGACGAGCGCCGACACCGCGGCGGAGTCGCTGGGCACGGTCAGCGGCGCGCGGTCGGCGACCGCGGCCGAGCGCGGCGGCTCGGCGGCGGCGAGGGCCGTCGCGAACGCCCCGCTGGCCACCGCCATCGACCCCCAGAGCAGCGCAGCCGGTCCGCCGGCGGCCATCGCGGCCGCGCGGTAGCGCGCGGCCAGGGCCCGCTCGTCGGCGACCAGCCGCTCGGTGCCGGGCGCCCGGCCCGGACC
The window above is part of the Friedmanniella luteola genome. Proteins encoded here:
- a CDS encoding DUF4081 domain-containing GNAT family N-acetyltransferase → MTEAAGRTGTRLRDGGSVRVLGRADLPAAIRVLSSRPVENVFVASRVRAAGLDPASLGCPVWGYEQDGVLRSLCHAGSNLVPVGAGPDALAAWTEFAGPQRMCASIIGPSGVAMDLWQRLGERWGTAWSRARDVRPHQPVMAIEAEPAVAPDPRVRRVTLDQWDAYTDAAIKMYTEEIGVSPIQGNPAGYRFYVRQLITSGRAFGIFEGGRAIFKADLGSVSGTVSQVQGVWLDPALRGRGIAAPAMAAVVQLARAVVPTVSLYVNDYNRPARATYARVGFEQVGEFATIHY
- a CDS encoding proline--tRNA ligase, whose amino-acid sequence is MSELFVRTLREDPADAEVPSHRWLVRAGYIRRVAPGIYSWLPLGYKVLRNVERVIRQEMEAIGAQEVHLPALLPREPYEATGRWTEYGPNLFRLQDRRGGDYLLGPTHEEIFALLVKDLYSSYKDLPLSLYQIQTKYRDEARPRAGILRGREFVMKDSYSFDLDDAGLQKSYDLHRDAYVKIFNRLGFSYVIVSAMSGAMGGSRSEEFLAISETGEDTFVRSPGGYAANVEAVRTPAPDPRPLDGLPAAHVEDTPGTPTIETLVAVANERVPRSDRPWTAADTLKNVVVVLRHPDGTREPLVIGLPGDREVDLKRLGAQVEPAEVEPFTEDDFADHPSLVKGYIGPGVLGTESASGLRYLVDPRVSTGTAWVTGADEPGRHVFDLVAGRDFTPDGTIEAAEVRAGDPSPDGSGPLQLARGIEMGHIFQLGRKYAEALGLKVLDENGKLVTVTMGSYGIGVSRAVAAVAENTCDERGLVWPRELAPFDVQVLATGKGTEVLEFATELAGRLDEAGIAVLLDDRKASPGVKFADAEIMGMPTIVVVGRGLADGVVEVRDRRTGVRTDVPVADALGEVLTVVRGRPEFDRPDQL
- a CDS encoding sulfite exporter TauE/SafE family protein, yielding MDALDLPALTLVLLVLAAFAAGWVDAVVGGGGLIQLPALLIGLPADAPPASVLGTNKVSSVFGTATSSITYARKIRPDWRTILPLVVAAGLGSAGGAQLAKFLPKEYFTPVVLVALVVVGLYTWRRPQLGLVSERKHDGRAHYGRTALIGLGVGAYDGFLGPGTGSFFVILLVGVLGYGFLEASAKAKIANLVTNLSAIAVFAAHGSVLWALGLAMGAANLVGGFLGARTALRQGNGFVRKVFLAVVAALVLKLTYDTVTQLT
- a CDS encoding DUF4439 domain-containing protein, with protein sequence MPDPIPAPAPGRERWSRRTLLLGGLAVGASACSVSDPAVRGPAGAPAATARPSPTPSPLAPGLARDVAAETALAAGARAQRARTDADDARRRDLLGLVEQAHTARAAAITAPDPAEPTPSSTSTPAPGPRSGPGRAPGTERLVADERALAARYRAAAMAAGGPAALLWGSMAVASGAFATALAAAEPPRSAAVADRAPLTVPSDSAAVSALVGSLHAAVWGYQLALGKLPVTGARHDRARAGLRERRALQARLVDRLRRAGVEVPAAAPAYDPDPEVRDADDARLLLRRIETRLLPFCGLWLAAAARPADRAAALAALTATATTATAWGAPLQAWPGWSA